A region from the Aegilops tauschii subsp. strangulata cultivar AL8/78 chromosome 5, Aet v6.0, whole genome shotgun sequence genome encodes:
- the LOC109769594 gene encoding uncharacterized protein — translation MFNTYFYSKLQEALSGKGEFVKLRRWWKGVNIFQRGYIILPIHGTAHWSLVIICIPAKESNSGPIVVHLDSLGMHPTDDIYHTVRRFLEEEWKHLRKNPPSDISISDTIWEDLPRNIHKENVEVPGQNNAYDCGIFMLYYIQRFIIEAPENFTRDRLVMFSRSWFRSEEASNLRNKIRKLLLKEFENARVDDVMSEAATADGSDDDCFMKEGESEAPTADGSHEDCVMMEGESEAVIPEAATADGSDDVKPGAATSDGSDGILWKGKSEAVASRDSLEMVVGGGDTFEGTPWSTRKSDGRNTVCVLSEEATLPGSAVKDDEYTMKSDPDSSESEEVVEFLPSDNDNDNEEVMHRATRPDLFYCDDSCDSEAEEVTGAWKRRSRTMKRPDRAGDVQIIEDRKPRARLELCRMT, via the exons ATGTTTAACACATATTTTTACAGCAAGCTTCAAGAAGCATTATCTGGGAAG GGCGAGTTCGTGAAGTTGAGAAGATGGTGGAAAGGTGTCAATATATTTCAGAGAGGATACATTATACTGCCAATCCATGGAAC GGCACACTGGAGCCTGGTGATTATCTGCATTCCTGCAAAAGAGAGTAATTCAGGACCAATCGTAGTTCATCTGGACTCCTTAGGGATGCATCCTACTGATGACATTTATCATACAGTTAGGAG ATTCCTTGAAGAGGAATGGAAGCATTTAAGGAAGAACCCTCCTTCTGACATTTCTATTTCAGACACAATATGGGAGGATCTTCCAAGGAATATTCACAAGGAAAATGTTGAG GTTCCAGGGCAGAACAATGCATATGATTGTGGCATCTTCATGCTTTACTATATTCAACggtttataattgaagcaccagaAAATTTCACAAGAGATAGACTTGTCATG TTTAGTCGCAGTTGGTTTAGATCTGAAGAGGCTTCTAATTTAAGAAACAAGATAAGGAAACTACTGCTGAAAGAGTTTGAAAATGCGAGGGTTGATGATGTTATGTCTGAGGCAGCTACAGCTGATGGCTCTGATGATGACTGTTTCATGAAGGAAGGAGAATCAGAGGCACCTACAGCTGATGGCTCTCATGAAGACTGTGTGATGATGGAGGGAGAATCAGAGGCGGTTATACCTGAGGCAGCTACAGCTGATGGCTCTGATGATGTTAAGCCAGGGGCAGCAACATCTGATGGCTCTGATGGAATCTTATGGAAAGGAAAATCAGAAGCAGTTGCATCTCGTGACAGTTTAGAAATGGTGGTCGGAGGTGGAGACACATTTGAAGGAACACCTTGGAGCACCCGCAAAAGTGATGGAAGGAACACAGTATGTGTTCTTTCTGAAGAGGCTACATTGCCTGGTAGCGCGGTGAAGGACGATGAATATACCATGAAATCAGATCCTGACAGCTCAGAAAGTGaagaagttgttgagttcttacCTTCTGACAATGACAATGACAATGAAGAGGTCATGCATAGAGCAACACGGCCGGATTTATTTTATTGTGATGACAGCTGTGACAGTGAAGCAGAAGAGGTCACAGGTGCTTGGAAGCGAAGATCAAGAACAATGAAGAGGCCAGACAGAGCCGGTGATGTGCAGATCATAGAAGATCGAAAGCCAAGAGCTAGATTGGAACTCTGCCGCATGACGTGA